Proteins found in one Oreochromis niloticus isolate F11D_XX linkage group LG22, O_niloticus_UMD_NMBU, whole genome shotgun sequence genomic segment:
- the LOC100698118 gene encoding uncharacterized protein LOC100698118 isoform X1, translating into MGRDLAPVMSHIYTGGTFISKAKDIANYFVNYYSNKIINLKSNMSRGDSTLSRRLIQDVIMNNKQCQFKFEAVNVEMVECLLISLPDDTSSGSDNIDSKLLKVAAKFVSLPICHIFNRSLACSLFPLQWKESKIIPIPKNKNDVFNGVNSRPISLLPVLSKIMERIAYEQIQHYLTENQLLTQFQHAYKPGYSTSSALIHMTDNWYKYLDNGDLVGVVFLDFSAAFDLINHDLLIDKLKCYGFSPAALCWMESDLSGRRQKVYYNGYFSEGCEMNCGLPQGSCLGSLLYSVFTNDLPYVLDKSHLVMYADDSTMFYSASSYPELTSVLQQDLLNVFDWISKNNMILNVSKSKSMLIGSRVRLVNSPQLNLSIAGSVLEQVTQIKLLGVTINHHLSWSQHINSVIKKMGQGIAIARKCSCYITSSIMKGVINALVLSHLEYCSIIWSAANKTDLNRLQLVQNRAARLVFRCSYYTSIDKMHDKLSWLSVQAKLYYSLLVFLKKAILVNTPHFFYAQL; encoded by the coding sequence aTGGGTAGAGATCTTGCTCCGGTGATGTCTCACATCTACACGGGTGGTACGTTTATAAGTAAAGCTAAGGACATAGCCAATTATTTTGTGAATTAttacagcaataaaataataaatttaaaatcTAATATGAGCAGAGGTGATTCCACCTTATCACGTCGTCTTATACAGGATGTTATCATGAATAATAAGCAATGCCAATTTAAATTTGAGGCAGTGAATGTGGAGATGGTAGAGTGCTTATTGATATCACTTCCTGACGATACATCCTCCGGCTCTGATAACATAGACAGTAAACTGCTCAAAGTTGCAGCCAAGTTTGTGTCCCTTCCTATATGTCACATATTTAATAGATCTTTGGCATGCAGCTTATTTCCATTGCAGTGGAAAGAATCGAAAATAATTCCCATTCCTAAAAACAAGAATGACGTTTTTAATGGTGTCAATAGCAGACCTATTAGTCTACTCCCTGTTCTAAGTAAAATTATGGAGAGGATTGCCTATGAACAAATTCAACATTACCTAACAGAAAATCAGTTACTCACTCAGTTTCAACATGCTTACAAACCCGGTTATTCCACCAGCTCAGCTCTCATTCACATGACAGATAACTGGTATAAATATCTAGATAATGGGGATTTGGTCGGGGTGGTATTTTTGGATTTTAGTGCTGCATTTGATTTGATAAATCATGATCTTTTGATAGATAAACTAAAATGTTATGGATTTTCACCAGCTGCTTTGTGCTGGATGGAAAGTGATTTGTCTGGAAGAAGGCAAAAGGTTTATTATAATGGTTATTTTTCGGAGGGCTGTGAAATGAACTGTGGTCTACCCCAAGGCAGCTGCCTCGGTTCACTTCTCTATTCAGTCTTCACGAATGATTTGCCGTACGTCCTGGATAAATCTCATCTTGTAATGTATGCTGATGATTCCACCATGTTTTATTCAGCCAGTAGCTACCCTGAATTGACAAGCGTATTACAACAAGATTTGCTGAACGTGTTTGATTGGATAAGTAAAAACAACATGATTTTAAACGTGTCTAAATCCAAATCCATGTTAATAGGAAGTAGAGTACGCTTAGTCAACAGCCCACAACTAAATCTTTCCATAGCTGGATCGGTATTAGAACAGGTCACCCAGATTAAATTACTTGGTGTTACCATaaaccaccacctttcatggtcTCAGCACATCAACTCTGTTATTAAGAAAATGGGACAGGGCATAGCTATAGCTAGGAAATGCTCTTGTTATATTACTTCTTCAATTATGAAAGGTGTCATTAATGCACTAGTATTATCTCATCTAGAGTACTGCTCAATCATTTGGTCAGCAGCTAATAAGACAGACCTGAACAGACTTCAGTTAGTCCAAAATAGGGCGGCCAGATTAGTGTTCAGGTGTTCATATTATACAAGTATTGATAAAATGCACGATAAACTTTCTTGGCTTTCTGTACAAGCTAAATTATACTATAGCttacttgtatttttaaagaaagcaaTACTGGTAAACACACCACACTTTTTTTATGCTCAGTTGTAG